One Cryptomeria japonica chromosome 9, Sugi_1.0, whole genome shotgun sequence genomic window carries:
- the LOC131073540 gene encoding TATA-binding protein 2-like has product MIRNSVWASIEACKNLIRNIVLTVNLDCKLDLKVIALQVRNAKYNPKRFAAVIMRIREPKTTALIFASGKMVCTGAKSEKQSKLVVRKYAQIIQKLGFPAHFKDFEIQNIVGSCDVKFPIGLEGLAYSHGAFSSYEPKLFPGLIYRMKQPKVVLLIFESGKIVLTGAKVRDETYTAFENIYPVLTEFRKVQQ; this is encoded by the coding sequence ATGATTCGGAACAGTGTATGGGCCTCTATCGAGGCATGCAAAAATTTGATTAGAAATATTGTGTTAACTGTAAACTTGGATTGCAAATTGGATCTTAAGGTAATAGCTCTTCAAGTTAGGAATGCCAAGTACAATCCCAAGCGTTTTGCAGCCGTCATAATGAGAATTAGGGAGCCAAAAACTACGGCCTTGATATTTGCATCAGGGAAGATGGTCTGCACAGGTGCAAAGAGTGAGAAACAATCAAAACTTGTTGTAAGAAAATATGCTCAAATCATCCAAAAGCTGGGATTTCCTGCACATTTCAAGGACTTCGAGATCCAAAATATTGTGGGATCGTGTGATGTGAAATTTCCTATTGGATTGGAAGGACTTGCATATTCCCATGGGGCTTTCTCAAGTTATGAGCCAAAATTGTTCCCAGGCTTGATTTATCGGATGAAACAACCTAAAGTTGTTCTTCTCATTTTTGAATCTGGAAAGATTGTCCTTACTGGGGCAAAGGTAAGGGATGAGACATACACAGCCTTTGAGAATATATATCCAGTTTTGACTGAATTTAGGAAGGTTCAACAATGA